From Myxococcus guangdongensis:
CCGTGGGACCAGGCGCGCAGCATCCTCCTCGCGCTCGACGCGCTGGGCATCCAGGAGGTGGAGCTCGTCACCGGGGGGTCGCTGGGAGGAATGATTGTGCTTTGCCTCGCGGCGCTCGCGCCCGAGCGCTTCGCGCGAATGGCTCCCATCGCCGCCGCGGAGTCCGCCTCCGCGTGGGTGGTGGGCCTCAACCACGTGGCCCGACAGGCGCTGCTGTTGGACCCGGGCTTCCCCGATTCGTCACACCGGGGTCTGGAGCTGGCGCGACAGCTCGCCATGCTCACGTACCGCGCGGAGCCGGGACTGGACACGAACCAGCCGCGTCCCGCGACGTGGTCCTCGCGCGCGCTGCACCCGGTGCAGAGCTACCTGGAGCACCAAGGCCGCAAGCTGGAGGCGCGGTTCGACGGGCGCGCGTACCTGGCGCAGCTGGGGGCCATGGACCATCACGATTTGGCGCGCGCGCCGCACGGAGGACTGGAGCGCATCCGCGCGAGCGCCCTGTGCGTGGGCATCGACAAGGACCTGCTCTTCTTCCCCCAGCACATGGAGACGCTGGCCGAGCGACTGCGTGCCCAGGGCGTCCACGCCGAGCACGCGGAGCTGTCCAGCCCGCACGGGCACGATGGCTTCCTCATCGAGTGGGCGCCCCTGGCGACACTGCTCGCGAGGGCGCTCGCCCTGCCCTCGGGCCTCGCCCGCCCCGCGCTCATGGCCCGCGTCGCGGATGAGGACACGCGATGTACCCGCGCGTCATGAATCGAGTGGCCTCGCGCGCCGTGTCAGGGAAGCCGCTCGCACCCAGGTGATTCGCGGGACGCACGAAACGTTTCCCCGAATGCCCCCGATACTCTCTTGGACTCTCGGAAAGAATCCGAGCGCATCGCGGGGGGTGAGTCATGAGTTGGGATTCCAGAATCAACAAGGGCATCCGGCGTCCACCTCCCCCACCGAGTCCCGAGCGTGACTCGACAGCGCGGACCGCGGCGAAACCCGCCCCCCACCGGGACTCATCCCAATCCGTCGATGGCTTCGCGTCCGCGAAGACGAAGAGCGGCCCGAACCTCCTCGGGACCTCCGTGCCCATCGGCTTCGGGTGGGAGATTCCGCAGAGCTCGAGCTCGAGCGGCTCGGTGAACGTGGGCTCCGACGGTGTCACTGTGAGCACGAACAGCTCCGTCGAGCTCAAGGGCCTGAAGATCTCCTTCGGCACGAAGGTCAGTCA
This genomic window contains:
- a CDS encoding alpha/beta fold hydrolase, with the translated sequence MAPLTRATSPRLFEVTAPELTLEAGARITPHLVRGWWWGPEDDLPWLQSRAHVLSEEEARATTPRLVRRTREELLHAAGRARRHGGARPSSRVPTVLLVHALTGDMRAGGEGGWWEPLIGAGRVLDPTRMRLLCFNNLGSCYGTTGPADEGFPRRTDDSRFGPAPVVAKGDLRQDEQHLPATLTPWDQARSILLALDALGIQEVELVTGGSLGGMIVLCLAALAPERFARMAPIAAAESASAWVVGLNHVARQALLLDPGFPDSSHRGLELARQLAMLTYRAEPGLDTNQPRPATWSSRALHPVQSYLEHQGRKLEARFDGRAYLAQLGAMDHHDLARAPHGGLERIRASALCVGIDKDLLFFPQHMETLAERLRAQGVHAEHAELSSPHGHDGFLIEWAPLATLLARALALPSGLARPALMARVADEDTRCTRAS